From the Sphingomonas phyllosphaerae 5.2 genome, one window contains:
- the agaR gene encoding transcriptional repressor AgaR → MSTVRDTSGRRQQISAMVRERGSVQVAPLAERFGVSMQTIRKDLHFLAKRGVAERSYGGAIVADAVNVIAEPAVEAKRAAHVDEKARIGALAAAMVRPGESVVLDSGTTTLQIAHHLPDDEDITVLTNDLDILCALARKERIRVVMLGGALRRRNRAFYGAQTEAALDDLHVDKLFLGVDGFDLERGITTHYEPEAMLNRKMVRAAQQVIAVTDQSKFSRVCLHRILSVAEIDDLVTDASAPEGLRAAAERLGFRLHVA, encoded by the coding sequence ATGTCCACGGTACGGGACACCAGCGGCAGACGGCAGCAAATCAGCGCGATGGTCCGCGAGCGCGGCAGCGTGCAGGTCGCGCCGCTTGCCGAGCGTTTCGGCGTTTCGATGCAGACGATCCGCAAGGACCTGCATTTCCTCGCCAAGCGCGGCGTTGCCGAGCGATCTTACGGCGGTGCGATCGTGGCAGACGCGGTCAACGTGATCGCCGAACCGGCGGTGGAAGCGAAACGCGCGGCGCACGTCGACGAGAAAGCGCGGATTGGCGCGTTGGCGGCGGCGATGGTGCGGCCGGGTGAATCGGTGGTGCTCGACTCGGGCACCACCACGCTGCAGATCGCGCACCATCTGCCCGACGACGAGGACATCACCGTCCTCACCAACGACCTCGACATCCTCTGCGCGCTGGCACGCAAGGAGCGCATTCGCGTGGTGATGCTGGGTGGCGCACTGCGCCGGCGCAACCGCGCCTTCTACGGCGCGCAGACCGAGGCCGCGCTCGACGACCTGCACGTCGACAAGCTTTTCCTCGGGGTCGACGGCTTCGATCTCGAGCGCGGCATCACCACGCACTACGAGCCCGAGGCGATGCTAAATCGAAAGATGGTGCGCGCGGCGCAGCAGGTGATCGCGGTGACCGACCAGTCGAAGTTCAGCCGCGTGTGTCTCCACCGCATCCTCAGCGTCGCCGAAATCGACGACCTCGTCACCGACGCGAGCGCGCCCGAGGGGCTGCGGGCCGCGGCCGAGCGGCTGGGGTTTCGCCTGCACGTCGCGTGA
- a CDS encoding amidohydrolase family protein — protein sequence MSLTAALLIASAATSATHYTEADFARVAKFDSHFHANVEDPRFLELAKRDHFKVLSINVDYPDFPALSDQARIARAMRAADPADFRYATTFSMSGFGTPGWTERTIAQLDRAFARGAIAVKVWKNIGMVAKDTSGKRVFLDDPRLDGVMAHLEQRHIPLIAHQAEPKNCWLPLDKMTTDNDRDYFKAHPEYYMYLHPEEPSYEALMAARDRFVARHPKLAFDGAHMASLEWSVDELAHFFDRYPNTVVDLAARLSNLQVQSNADIEKVRAFFIKYQDRILYGTDLTDSPPDPAARAQNPPATSDFPKEADRVWRADWRYLATPLPQRVEAIGTDARGLNLPRAVIDKIYWGNARRFFQLERVPTTSHHRLGARYAAG from the coding sequence ATGAGCTTAACCGCAGCCTTGCTGATCGCCAGCGCGGCGACGTCCGCAACGCATTATACCGAGGCCGACTTCGCGCGCGTCGCCAAGTTCGACTCGCATTTTCACGCCAACGTCGAAGACCCGCGTTTCCTCGAGCTGGCGAAGCGCGATCACTTCAAGGTCCTGTCGATCAACGTCGACTATCCCGATTTCCCCGCACTTTCGGACCAAGCGCGGATCGCCCGTGCCATGCGCGCCGCCGACCCGGCAGATTTCCGTTATGCCACCACCTTCTCGATGTCGGGATTCGGCACGCCAGGCTGGACCGAGCGGACGATCGCGCAACTCGATCGAGCCTTCGCGCGCGGCGCGATCGCGGTGAAGGTGTGGAAGAACATCGGGATGGTCGCCAAGGACACAAGCGGCAAACGCGTATTCCTCGACGATCCGCGGCTCGATGGCGTGATGGCGCATCTGGAGCAGCGCCATATCCCGCTGATCGCGCATCAGGCGGAGCCCAAGAACTGCTGGCTCCCGCTCGACAAGATGACGACCGACAACGACCGCGACTATTTCAAGGCGCACCCGGAGTATTACATGTACCTCCACCCGGAGGAGCCGAGCTACGAGGCGCTGATGGCGGCCCGCGACCGCTTCGTCGCGCGCCATCCCAAGCTCGCCTTCGACGGCGCGCACATGGCCAGCCTGGAGTGGAGCGTCGACGAGCTGGCGCACTTCTTCGACCGCTATCCCAACACGGTGGTCGATCTCGCCGCTCGGCTGTCCAACCTGCAGGTCCAGTCCAACGCCGACATCGAGAAGGTGCGCGCCTTCTTCATCAAGTACCAGGATCGCATCCTCTACGGCACCGACCTCACCGACAGCCCGCCCGACCCCGCCGCGCGCGCGCAGAATCCGCCCGCCACCAGCGACTTCCCCAAGGAGGCCGACCGCGTCTGGCGTGCCGACTGGCGCTATCTCGCGACGCCGCTGCCGCAGCGCGTCGAAGCGATCGGCACCGACGCCAGGGGGCTCAACCTGCCGCGCGCGGTGATCGACAAGATCTACTGGGGCAACGCGCGGCGGTTCTTCCAGCTAGAGCGGGTTCCGACCACGTCGCACCACCGTCTGGGCGCCCGCTACGCGGCGGGGTGA
- a CDS encoding TonB-dependent receptor has product MRQLQHGRGKILVGASLVALLVAGQAAAQDATAPIDGTQQSSTASPDPQAVLSDPSQQPGETGQPDGPLTTGGDIVVRGVRGSLLRSIQAKRNADTIVDAISSEELGKFPNRNVAEALANIPGVTVGRDGRGEGRDITVRGLGSNFAITTLNGRILPTDGTDRSFQFDVLPSEIISGAEVKKAVRASELEGSIGGNVDLRTARPLDRPGFHASAALEGQYNDLVDKGGYRASGVVSTTFADDTMGLLVGASYNKYKFRTDNLGEYSITDGTEAGYGLDFNRDGKVDPNAAGPAYIWPDYYSVGYVSGERERIGAAGAFQWKPSSRFELTIDGVYSHFDVTQHNYRSSNYLNPLGDDGSPRWDPASIQVDRNNVVTGFAINDLVSEVLTTDEPRQSQTYQIGGRIDWRPVDQLKLAFDGYYGKATNATGGRNRFVVAGVPSASATFATRDNGLPDLAITLPGGRTIDQATNDDYRAHYIGIQGQDVSDEIKSAKVDGEYRVDNGVFKAISFGAAWTDRRKNVTTVDNQYTTSCNYCGYPFTFGQIGADVVRPGQANILDKLPGNFPRNFPNFDIDTYLAALPRADTNPAVLNPNSCLDSSGATVEGCALSPYPAGYSTQIIQDDLPASYRIRERTWAGYVQFNLAGERWRADIGGRLVATKVSSVGYGASIATIIPRAGTQDNAVAFNPVEPITGGGDYLRLLPAANFAYDLSDGLRVRLAASQAISRPTFAELSPAKDATSAQSGTYIIYDAGNPNLKPTEANQLDLSLEYYPSNRLALTAAAFYKHITNFVSTVPVDVVVTPTAQPSNQQQNFDFVEYQVRNGDSADVYGVELGGQYFLDNGLGVQANLTYNRSRATSGDVTTDLPGAIPFSANGKLFYENHGIGAQVSYSFQSRFTYAQSGNLGYLPVKEDPYHEVSTTLSYDLNSHLTVYAQGSNLLGQAVKRFNDLRNVPNFYEYSGRAFFFGVRGRL; this is encoded by the coding sequence ATGAGGCAGCTGCAGCACGGGCGCGGCAAGATTCTGGTCGGGGCGAGCCTGGTCGCCCTCCTCGTCGCCGGGCAGGCCGCGGCGCAGGACGCGACCGCCCCGATCGACGGCACGCAGCAGTCCTCCACCGCTTCGCCCGACCCGCAGGCGGTGCTGTCCGACCCGTCGCAGCAGCCCGGCGAGACTGGCCAGCCCGACGGACCCCTGACGACCGGCGGCGACATCGTCGTGCGCGGCGTCCGCGGCAGCCTGCTCCGCTCGATCCAGGCGAAGCGCAACGCCGACACAATCGTCGACGCCATCTCTTCCGAGGAGCTCGGAAAATTCCCTAACCGCAACGTCGCCGAGGCGCTCGCCAACATTCCAGGCGTAACCGTCGGTCGCGACGGCCGCGGCGAGGGGCGCGACATCACCGTGCGCGGGCTCGGCTCCAACTTCGCGATTACAACCCTCAACGGCCGCATCCTGCCGACTGACGGCACCGACCGCTCGTTCCAGTTCGACGTGCTGCCCTCGGAGATCATATCGGGTGCCGAGGTGAAGAAGGCGGTGCGCGCGTCCGAACTGGAGGGCAGCATCGGCGGCAACGTCGACCTGCGCACCGCGCGCCCGCTCGACCGTCCCGGCTTCCACGCCTCGGCCGCGCTCGAGGGCCAGTATAACGATCTGGTCGACAAAGGCGGCTACAGGGCCAGCGGTGTCGTCAGCACCACCTTCGCCGACGACACGATGGGGTTGCTGGTCGGTGCCAGCTACAACAAGTACAAGTTCCGCACCGACAATCTCGGCGAATATTCGATCACCGACGGGACCGAGGCGGGCTATGGCCTCGACTTCAACCGCGATGGCAAGGTCGACCCGAACGCCGCCGGCCCGGCCTACATCTGGCCCGATTATTACAGCGTCGGCTATGTCTCGGGCGAGCGCGAGCGGATCGGCGCGGCGGGCGCTTTCCAGTGGAAGCCGTCGAGCCGCTTCGAGCTGACCATCGACGGCGTCTACAGCCACTTCGACGTCACCCAGCACAATTATCGCTCGTCGAACTATCTCAACCCGCTCGGCGACGACGGCTCGCCGCGCTGGGACCCGGCATCGATCCAGGTCGACCGCAACAACGTGGTCACCGGCTTCGCGATCAACGACCTCGTATCAGAGGTGCTGACCACCGACGAGCCTCGGCAGAGCCAGACTTATCAGATCGGCGGCCGGATCGATTGGCGCCCTGTCGATCAGCTCAAGCTCGCTTTCGACGGCTATTACGGCAAGGCGACCAACGCCACCGGCGGGCGCAATCGCTTCGTCGTCGCCGGCGTCCCCAGCGCCTCGGCGACTTTCGCGACGCGCGACAACGGCCTGCCGGATCTCGCCATCACGCTGCCGGGCGGGCGTACGATCGACCAGGCCACCAACGACGACTATCGCGCGCACTATATCGGCATCCAGGGGCAGGACGTCTCGGACGAGATCAAGAGCGCGAAAGTAGACGGCGAGTATCGCGTCGACAACGGCGTCTTCAAGGCGATCAGCTTCGGCGCCGCCTGGACAGACCGGCGCAAGAACGTCACCACCGTCGACAATCAATATACCACCTCGTGCAACTATTGCGGATATCCGTTCACCTTCGGGCAGATCGGCGCGGACGTCGTGCGTCCCGGGCAGGCGAATATCCTCGACAAGCTGCCGGGCAATTTCCCGCGCAACTTCCCGAATTTCGACATCGACACCTATCTCGCCGCGCTGCCGCGTGCGGACACCAACCCGGCGGTGCTCAACCCGAACAGCTGCCTCGACTCCAGCGGCGCGACGGTCGAGGGCTGTGCGCTATCGCCCTACCCCGCCGGCTATTCGACCCAGATCATCCAGGACGATCTGCCCGCCTCCTATCGCATCCGCGAGCGCACCTGGGCGGGCTACGTCCAGTTCAACCTCGCCGGCGAGCGCTGGCGCGCCGACATCGGCGGGCGACTGGTCGCCACCAAGGTGTCGTCGGTGGGTTACGGCGCCTCGATCGCGACGATCATCCCGCGCGCGGGCACGCAGGACAATGCGGTGGCGTTCAACCCGGTCGAGCCGATAACGGGCGGCGGCGACTATCTGCGGCTGCTGCCCGCCGCGAACTTCGCCTATGATCTCTCCGATGGACTGCGCGTGCGGCTCGCGGCGTCGCAGGCAATCTCGCGCCCGACCTTCGCCGAGCTGTCGCCGGCCAAGGACGCCACTTCCGCGCAGTCAGGCACCTATATCATCTACGACGCGGGCAATCCGAACCTGAAGCCTACCGAAGCCAACCAGCTCGACCTCTCGCTCGAATATTATCCGTCCAACCGCCTCGCGCTGACCGCGGCCGCCTTCTACAAGCATATCACCAACTTCGTCTCGACCGTGCCTGTCGACGTAGTGGTCACGCCGACCGCGCAGCCCAGCAACCAGCAGCAGAACTTCGACTTCGTCGAATATCAGGTGCGCAACGGCGACAGTGCCGACGTTTACGGCGTCGAGCTTGGCGGGCAGTATTTCCTCGACAATGGCTTGGGCGTGCAGGCCAACCTGACCTACAATCGCTCACGCGCGACCTCGGGCGATGTCACCACCGACCTGCCGGGTGCAATCCCCTTCTCCGCCAACGGCAAATTGTTCTACGAGAACCATGGGATCGGCGCGCAAGTGTCGTACAGCTTCCAGTCGCGCTTCACCTACGCGCAGTCGGGCAACCTCGGCTATCTGCCGGTGAAGGAGGATCCTTATCACGAGGTCTCGACGACCCTGTCCTATGACCTCAATAGCCATCTCACCGTCTATGCGCAGGGCTCGAACCTGCTTGGCCAAGCGGTCAAGCGCTTTAACGACCTGCGCAACGTCCCGAACTTCTATGAATATTCGGGCCGGGCGTTCTTCTTCGGGGTGCGAGGCCGGCTGTGA